The sequence below is a genomic window from Serinus canaria isolate serCan28SL12 chromosome 4A, serCan2020, whole genome shotgun sequence.
GATCATTcttaaacagttttttccttAAGTAAGATGCATAAGCCCTTATTCAAGCCCACTCAACTTATCCTAAACAAAAGGAACTAGAATATCTACTACATACAAACACCAGGCTTTTAGTTAGTAGTGATGGGAAGAGCACAAGTTTAAACTCCTTATGATCATTGGCTTAGACAGATAATTCAGTTACTCTTCTCCTTCAGGACAAACATCCCAGGTAAGATCCCATGAGCAAGCTTCAGGAGTTAAGACAGCTTAATTAACACAGCTCCACAGAACTAGAAACTTTACTTTTGAATCCCGGattctttctgcagcacttgTGGACAAATTGCTGTCGCTGTGCGCTCGACTCATGTTGGCACTGGAGTTTGAGGCGGAGTTGGCAACGCTGGAGCcgctgctgctggctgagctgaccatgctggcactgctgctgctggcactggcaccaCTCACACCGCTGGTACTTGCACAGCTGtagctgctccttttccagctctcccttGCTGACCGCTGCCGAGGCCCGTGTTCCTTGATATAGTTTCTCACCTTTAGAACAGAGGCAGCAAAATTACTGTAGTTTGATAAATGCTGCACTGAGATACTCCTTTTCATGGGAAAAACACAATCTAATAATGATGAAGTTATTGGGTCAGTTCAGTTaggcttttaaaacattttcttgtggCACAAGCAATCTAGAGTCACCCAGAGAACTTAACTATGTTAACATTTGTGACATTTCACtatggaaggaagaaaaatatgtagCAAGAGCTGGGggcttcttttctcttctgcctgtCAGGTTTGTGACTATGTAACAATATGTTATTATTTCAACAACAAACAGGAATATCAGTCAATTTCAACTGAATTGAGTTGTTTACTTAATGTATCAAGCTCTTTTATTTTGCTAGGTATACTCAAACAAAAGTGTGTGTAAATAAAGAAGCACTTTTCTACTTTAAGATGACGCTTATAAAATGTTTGATATATGAAACGGACCAAGCCCATAAAAGCAGTGAATGTTTTCAATTTTCAACTTTATCTTTGTCATTATCAGTGCAACACTGAGGAGTTCAGCTTGTATGAATACTGCATCTCTTCCCAACAACACATCTCAATAATTCAGTGACTGAGAAAACAGTAGAATGTATCTACCCTATCAACCAGGCACCCTTCTTGGTTATAATTTGCATCTTACAAcatctttaaaatgcattattctCTATCCCTTTCTATGTGAAATTTATGGTCTTCCCCAATGAATTCCAATCCTTTGGAGTTTTAAATGCTAGTTTACATACAGTGAGCAAATGCAGACTCTCAGCTAGCTGATGGTCATGAAGTTGAGTACAGTGCCATAAGCAGCACCAGGTCCACAACATGACCCATAACGCGCTCACCAGCTCTGGCTTAACACACAGTGAGAATATACAACCAGTCTTATGTCAAGGTTTAATACATACAAATATGCTTTTGAACTCTATTTTCTGTCACTGGCAGTATTGTGCTCTAGGGTCTCTCTCAACATCTAATGATTATGCATAAAAATTGATCACAAGTTCATAAGATTTTGCAAGATATAATCAGATGCTGAAATTCTGAAGTCAAACATACAAACCTTAACTCACCTGTTTCAGCTTTTCATCTGTGAGACAGTTCAATTCAATAATGAATTCACTATCTGTAGGTGAGATCTGAGCAGTAGGatcaataattttaataatatcaAGTTGCTCTCGAAGACCCATCTCTGTACTGACTTTGCGACTCAAATATTCAATATATTCAACCTAGGACCCAAAGAAAGGCAGGTCATTTTGAAGTATTAGTGATTctaaatgagaaacagaaaaaagaaagaactgacAGAATAAAACAGACTCAAATATCATGGTTCTAGCCTTGGGTATCCTTAAAAACTTAGGGTGAAAACTTGAGTAGGCATTAAACTGCCTCCTATAAATCCAAAGGACAAGTTTTAGTTTTAAGAATCATATAGTACTGCACACGTCTGCATTCACACCTACACCAATCAGGATGGCCTTAAAGTTGTGTCTTTTAATTAGAAGTTCTTCTGTACATTGCAGTTCTCACATAGGAAAAAAGTCACCTGTTCATCATTTGTCATTGCACTCCATGGAAGCTCATCAAGATTCctgtgcttgtttttctttttgggaaGCAGACAGGGAGAGCTTGGAATACTCGGTATAACATCAGAAAGCACATCACTCCCACTTGCAATGTCGCTGCCAGGCAACTTGTAACATGcaaaaggaagaacaaagcTTTAGAATACGGTAGGCAGATTGTAAATTATTCTAACACTATTAACAATTCAAAACATACCATCAAATTAGCAAAGCATTGATTATCTCCGTATTTTAACAAAGTCTTTCTAATTACTCATAAACCTGCAATACTCCCTTGAATCTTCCCGTAAACAAGTGCAGCAAACTCAATTCACACTATTCTGTACTTATCAATCctctttaaaaatctgtgtttaaGAAAACACAGACTGAAGTTGCATTTCAACTATTTCCCTTCTCCATCAGTGGAAACTGTCCATTACAATCCAAACCTAAATCTAAACCTCCCATTTTGAAGCATAAGTCTAGTTTAaggaagataattttaaagtaGGTCTGTAGTTCTTACCAAACTTCATAATTACACaagaaaattcaattaaaatcaCTGTCATTTGCCTGGAAGCAACTGAGAACTTCAGCTAGCTTCATTTATACAACTGAAATGTGATTTCTGAATGCATTCCAGGTAAAGTGGGACAGCTGAATTACTTGTGCTCAGATTCTGACATATAACACCATAAAGAGCCACTAAAAAGTTTTTCCAAAATGTTACAAATCCAGTCAAGTAAGTCTCTTAAGAAaagcttgttttaaaaaacaaagagtAATAAAAAAGCTGATTACCAATCAAACATACTGTCAGCTAGCTAAGACATAGGAAATGGCTTCTTTTCAAAACAACTGCCAAGTTTATCAGGCAATTGAAATCTCACAACTCAATAAAACTCTGAATTTTTGGGATCCAACCTGAGCTGTTCCTACAGACTGcattatacacacacacttgtAACTTCAGTGATATAACATACATTGTTGAGACAAGCAGCTGGACTAAACCAGTCAGAAATTCAAAGCTGATCTCAGTACACGTCTCAAGTTCACTTGCATCTTCTGGAACAGGATTTGAGCTTTTTTGAAATCAGTTTTCAGTTCCTGTACTGTCCTTATAAGACTCTCTACATGCTCTGACTGAGCTCTGACTGAGCTTTATGACAAAATTTTCAAGCACTCCCCAATAAATTCTGAAGCCCTATGTTGCCTATTTCAAAGTCATGTATACATTCACAGCTGATTTAAGTCTTTAATACAAAAAGTCAATTTAGGTCtataatacattaaaaatgcatatcACATTTGAAAAACTGCTGAACAGGGAAGACTTATCACAAACTAGAAATACCCAATGAGGACTGCATCCAGCACAGACTTGGGAAAAGGATGTGATTCACCTTCCCCTTCTGGTGAGACAAAATGAGCTCTGTACTCTTACTGGCATAGAAAAAGTACTATAGAAATAAACTATGGCAAGAGTTTGTACACTTTACCAAGAAAGTATCAGTAGGACCAGATATCTATAACCAGACTTCATTAGCAGGGCAGATCCTCAGTACAAAGGGTCTAAGATCATGGCTATAAGAAACCCACACTATTCtctaaaaccaaacaaccaTAATATGCAAGCAACCTTCTTTGGAGAGCTGACCTTCAGTCTCCCCTCCTGATTAAGGAGGTtggaataaaatgaaacaaaacattttttctatCATTCAAGATTCAGATATGTGCTCCTATGTTCAGTAGTTACAAAGAAACAAgtgctgaggtcacttggtttCTTCAGaacaggagactgaggggagacttCATAGCTGTCTACAGCTTCCTCAAGAGGGGAAGAGGAGTGGGAGGCAGCAGTCTCTCCTCTCTGGTGATCAGTGACAGGACACAAGGAACAGCAGGATGCCAGGTGAGGAGAAGTTAAAGTTAGGTATTAGGAAAatgttcttcccccagaggctGGTGGGGAagtggaacaggctccccagggcagtggtcacagcaccaagcctgacagagttcaaggagtGTTTGGGCAACACTCTCAGACACAGGGTGTAACTCCTGGgcttgtcctgtgcaggaccaggagctggacttcagtgatctttgtgggtcccttccaactcaggatattctattCTATCACATTTCAACTACAGCTAAATCAAACATGCAATAGTCTACAcaaaattttacatttccagTGGAACCAGTTTACCTGCCACTCAAACTCACTGTCTGACCAATCCCAGTAAGTGCTGATAGAAGAGGAGACATCACTGCAGACACTGCCCTCGGGGAACAGATCAAAAGAGGTGAACTCCTGGTCATCCAGCAGAGAGTAGCAATCATCCTGATCCCCCACGGACACGGATGAGAACAGCTCCTCGCTGCACTCCGAGCTGGCCACGCTCGTCCCACAAGATGTCAAGTTCCACCTGCAAAACAGAACAACACAATTAGAGAGCAGCAAACCTTGCCATCATGTGTCCTAAGAAATTTCTTTAAGCCTTGTAAAACTATCTCCACTTTGCTAGTCAGTGATACCATACATTGATTTTATTGAAATAAGTTATAATTGTGTAAATTGAAGtattccatttttaaatatttttaaaagtacatcAACAACACCAAAGGGAACACAGTGTTACAAATAGCAAGGCAAAAATCCATATGTAGTTAGTATAATTACACCCTTATTTTCATATATTATCAGTTTCTACCCCAGAACTATGGCTCCTGTAGTATGGAAACTGactctgttttgct
It includes:
- the FAM199X gene encoding protein FAM199X encodes the protein MTEEPYEKFLTPEEPCPLLSHQHPPRGGSLSLSEEGCLDVSDFGCQLSSCHRTDPLHRFHSNRWNLTSCGTSVASSECSEELFSSVSVGDQDDCYSLLDDQEFTSFDLFPEGSVCSDVSSSISTYWDWSDSEFEWQLPGSDIASGSDVLSDVIPSIPSSPCLLPKKKNKHRNLDELPWSAMTNDEQVEYIEYLSRKVSTEMGLREQLDIIKIIDPTAQISPTDSEFIIELNCLTDEKLKQVRNYIKEHGPRQRSARESWKRSSYSCASTSGVSGASASSSSASMVSSASSSGSSVANSASNSSANMSRAHSDSNLSTSAAERIRDSKKRSKQRKLQQKALRKRQLKEQRQARKERLSGLFLNEEVLSLKVTEEDHEGDVDVLM